AAACGTGCGGCCTTGCGGTCTTTGAGCGAGGTGACCCATACCGTGCCGTCGTCGAGGTGGACGTGCGTGCGCGTCAAGGTATTGATGATGATGGCCCCGGCCACGATGCCCAGCAGCAGGAGCAGTACGAGCACCGGCGTCAGCCATCGACGATTGGTTTGTGAATTCAGGCGTCTCAAGGCAAGACGAATGCTATGCTCACCCTGTGGTTTGCGCGATGCCTTCATCAGCTGCTTCCTTCTTTTCCGTTAACCCGGCGGACTCACCCAAAATCCCTGCCGCTCGCCCAAAAACTTGCCTGCGTTTGCGCAGCTTCAATCGTTTGAGCGTTGCTTTTTACTGCTACGTTCGTCACTGCTTTTACTGCTTTACTGCTTCGTTACTACACAGGCCATTGCGGGAGTGGCAGACATATGTCCGTCAACTCTTACAATACTAACCTGAATACACGTCTGTGGTTTACCGTTATTCACAATGAGGCTGACCTTCGGCTCTTTGACGATTGAGGTCTGGCTGCCGGGCGCTGCTGAGCCGTCCTGGACTTCCGCCCAAGCGTAGGTATCGCCGGCCTTCGGCTCCGGGTTGCTCCAAGTGAACGTCACATTCTGTCCGTCGGAGGTCCCCTTGAGATTCGTGGCTTGCGGTACTGCTGCTCCTGCGTCCTCGCTGGTGATGTCGTCCTTCGGCGCATCCTTCTGCCCGTTGTGGCCCTTCGAGCCGTTCTTGGCGGAGTCGGATTTTGTATTACCTGAATCGGCGCCCCCGTCATGCGGTGTCTGCATCGTGTTGATCTGGGTGCGGTCGTCCGATTTGCGGCTGTCCATTCGTGGCATCACAACGAAAACGAAAGTGGATACGACGATGGCCACCGCGGCCAACGCGGCGATGGCGATGACCAGCGGCTTCTTCGAGCGCTTGCGCTTCGGCATAGCCACCTTTGCCCCGAAACGTCCTTTGTTCGACTGCGGCATCGAATGATGCGGCGGGAATTCGTCGCAGTCCTCCGCCACGAACGGCGTCATGTTGAACCCGCAGTCTTGCTGCGCCTGCTGCAATGCCCGGCCGAACTGCTGCGCCGAAAGGTAGCGGGCGTCCGGGTCCTTGTCCATGGCCTTCAGAAGAATCTGCTCGACCTCTTTGGGCACGTCGGGGATGGCGTTCTTCGGCAGCGGATCGGCGACGATATGCCGCGCCAGCTCGTTCTGTGTATGCGGGTGGAAAACGTATTCGTAGGGCGATTTGCCCGCCAGAAGCCCGTAAAGCGTGGCCGCCAACGAATAGATGTCGGAGGTTTCGGTGCCGCCGCCCTTGCCGGTCAGCACTTCCGGCGGGGCCCACGGCACAGAGAAGCCGGTGCGCGACTTGGCTTCGTAGATGCTGGTCGAAATGCCGAAATCGGAAAGCGCGGGCTGGTTGGCCGAAGTCACCAGAATATTGGCCGGTTTGATGTCGCGGTGGATGATGCCGTGGCGGTGCGCGGTCTGCAGGGCCCCGCTGAGCTTCACGCCGAGGTCGAGCACTTCGGCGACGCTGAGCCTGCGGCTGCGCATGATCTCCTTGTAGGAGCCGTGCGGCGCGTATTCGAGCACGAGGTAGGGCAGACGGGTCTCGTCGGTGAGCCCGGAGCCGTAAATGGAGACGATATAAGGGTGCGCCGAAAGCTGGGCCATGATCTTGGCCTCTTTTTCGAACGCCTCGTCGAAGGTGCGGTCTTGCCTTGATTTGCCCACTTTGACGGCGACTTCGCGGTTGAGGTTGTGTTGGCGATAGAGGTACACGTCGGCCGTCGATCCGGCTCCCAGCTCGCGGATGAAATCACAATCGGGTATCGTCGGCGCCATCGCGACCCTTTCTCCTCATCTCCCAAAAGAAACTGGTTGCATTTTACCTTGTGTATCGAACTTTATACGATTTGATAACTTATCGTATGGTTTAGCACTGTCTGGAGAAGGGCAGAAAGAAAAATCCGCTTGGCTACGTAGGCTGGAACCATAGGTTTATCGCATTGCCAGACAAAGGAGCAACATGGTATTACATCGTAACTTGGGTCCGTTCGACACCACCGCCATCGGTTTGGGCGAGATGCCGCTGACCATCGAAAACAACCTGGGTGAGGCCAAGGGCATCGAGACCATCCATGCCGCACTCGACGCCGGTTGTCGCCACATTGATACGGCGTGGTCCTATTACTGCTCCGGCGGCGAAGAGCAGACCGGCGAAAAGCTGGTGCGTCGCGCCATGGAAAGCTGGGACGGCCCAAAGGATGAGGTCACCATCGCCACCAAGGTCGGCCATTTCCGCAACTTCGCCGACGACGGCACAACCCCGACCTGGGGCGTCAATGGCCAGCCCGAACACCTGATCGAGGCCGGCAAGCAGTCGGCGCTCGCGCTCGGCGTCGACACCATCGACCTGCTCTATTTCCATCGCCCCGACCCGTCCGTTCCTTATAACGAGTCCATCGAGGCCATCAAGCAGCTGCTGGACGAAGGGGTGGCCAAGGAGGCCGGCATCTCCAATGCTTCTGTCGAACAGATCGACATCGCCCGCGGAATTTTGGGCGACAAGCTCATCGCGGTGCAGAACCAGTTCTCGCCGACTTACCGTTCCACGCAGGATACGTTGGATTACTGCGAGAAGCTGGGATTGGCGTTCGTCTGCTGGAGCCCGCTCGGCGGCTATCGCAAGGCCAAGGACGAGACCAAGTACGACCCGTTCCGTGAGGTCGGCCGCGCCCACGGGGTGAGCCATCAGCAGGTCGTGCTCGCATGGGAACTGAGCTTGGGCAAGCATGTCTTCGTCATTCCCGGAGCCCATCGCCCGGAGACGATTCTCGACAGCCTCAAGGCCGGTGACCTCGAGCTCACCGACGAGGAACTCGCCACATTTAACGCCTGAAACCGTCGAACTGTTCTTGCAACTAATAGGGAAGGTGCAATGTGATGAAAAGTCGCATTGCACCTTCCCTATTTGCCGCTGCAGCGTTGGCGACTTCTCAATGCGTTGTTTCCCGCACTCCACACACATTTGTGCGGGAAAAGTCGTAAAAATAAGTCAGGAATACGTTGTTTCCCGCACAATAGACCCGGTTAGTGCGGGAAAGGTCGTATTCACACGTTCAAGGTGTGCTGCGATGTTTTTGGGCTGCGGCGTTATACCGCGAGTTACCGTGGCCGCGTCGGTTTAGACTGGAACGGTGCAATCGGGCAAGTATGAGAAGAATAAGGATGATGTGATGGCCGAGAACAGCAAAAGCAAGCTGATTCAGACGACGATGGTACGGCGACGGAAGCCCGAAGTACTGGCTCCGGCGGGCAACTTGCGTGGTCTGAAGACGGCCATCGACTTCGGCGCAGACGCGGTGTATTGTGGCGGCAAGGAATTTGGGATGCGTTCGGCACCGAAGAACCTTTCGATGGATGACCTCAAAGCGGGCGCGGAATATGCCCACGAACGCGGGGCTCGAGTTTACGTGACCTGCAACGTTCTGCCGCACAATAATGAGGTCGAGGACATCAAGACCTATATCGTCCATCTCGCCCAGACGGGCATCAACGCGCTGATCGTCACCGATATCGGCGTGATGATGGCCGCCCATTCCATCGCCCCGCAGCTCGAGCTCCACGTTTCCACGCAGGCCGGCGTCACCAACTATCTGGCCGCCAACGCTCTCTATGAACTGGGCGCTCGTCGCGTGGTGCTGGCCCGCGAACTCGATTTGCAGGCTATTCGTGACATCCGCGCGAACATCCCGGAGGATATGGACATCGAGTGCTTCGTACACGGCTCGATGTGCATGGCGTTCTCCGGTCGCTGCCTCATCTCCAACTACATGAACGGGCGCGACGCCAACCATGGCG
This genomic stretch from Bifidobacterium sp. ESL0690 harbors:
- a CDS encoding serine/threonine-protein kinase, with the translated sequence MAPTIPDCDFIRELGAGSTADVYLYRQHNLNREVAVKVGKSRQDRTFDEAFEKEAKIMAQLSAHPYIVSIYGSGLTDETRLPYLVLEYAPHGSYKEIMRSRRLSVAEVLDLGVKLSGALQTAHRHGIIHRDIKPANILVTSANQPALSDFGISTSIYEAKSRTGFSVPWAPPEVLTGKGGGTETSDIYSLAATLYGLLAGKSPYEYVFHPHTQNELARHIVADPLPKNAIPDVPKEVEQILLKAMDKDPDARYLSAQQFGRALQQAQQDCGFNMTPFVAEDCDEFPPHHSMPQSNKGRFGAKVAMPKRKRSKKPLVIAIAALAAVAIVVSTFVFVVMPRMDSRKSDDRTQINTMQTPHDGGADSGNTKSDSAKNGSKGHNGQKDAPKDDITSEDAGAAVPQATNLKGTSDGQNVTFTWSNPEPKAGDTYAWAEVQDGSAAPGSQTSIVKEPKVSLIVNNGKPQTCIQVSIVRVDGHMSATPAMACVVTKQ
- a CDS encoding aldo/keto reductase, whose product is MVLHRNLGPFDTTAIGLGEMPLTIENNLGEAKGIETIHAALDAGCRHIDTAWSYYCSGGEEQTGEKLVRRAMESWDGPKDEVTIATKVGHFRNFADDGTTPTWGVNGQPEHLIEAGKQSALALGVDTIDLLYFHRPDPSVPYNESIEAIKQLLDEGVAKEAGISNASVEQIDIARGILGDKLIAVQNQFSPTYRSTQDTLDYCEKLGLAFVCWSPLGGYRKAKDETKYDPFREVGRAHGVSHQQVVLAWELSLGKHVFVIPGAHRPETILDSLKAGDLELTDEELATFNA